The proteins below come from a single Nitrosospira sp. Is2 genomic window:
- the accB gene encoding acetyl-CoA carboxylase biotin carboxyl carrier protein translates to MDLRKLKKLIDLVEESGIAELEITEGEEKVRISKSSSSAQGAVTQRVTTAPQQAPLLSPPAGSPEPQAAETIPEGHIVKSPMVGTFYRSSAPGAPAFVEVGQTVKEGDTLCIVEAMKLLNEIESDKSGVIRAVLVENGQPVEYGEPLFVID, encoded by the coding sequence AAAGCTCAAAAAATTAATTGACCTGGTCGAGGAATCCGGTATCGCCGAACTGGAGATTACTGAAGGGGAAGAGAAAGTTCGTATCAGTAAATCGTCAAGTTCGGCGCAAGGCGCTGTCACCCAAAGGGTAACCACAGCTCCGCAGCAAGCTCCCCTTTTGTCTCCCCCCGCCGGTTCCCCGGAGCCGCAGGCTGCAGAGACAATTCCCGAGGGTCACATCGTAAAATCCCCGATGGTGGGAACGTTTTACCGCAGCTCTGCTCCCGGGGCGCCCGCGTTCGTTGAGGTGGGGCAAACGGTGAAAGAAGGCGATACGCTTTGTATCGTTGAGGCGATGAAGCTGCTGAATGAAATCGAGTCTGACAAAAGCGGAGTGATAAGGGCGGTCCTGGTGGAAAACGGGCAGCCGGTAGAGTATGGCGAACCACTATTTGTTATCGATTGA